TTTGCTTTTTATGATCAACGATCAATGCCCAATCATAAATGCCAAGCGCTAAATCTGGCAGTGGAATATCGTGCTCAGCCAGCGTGGCAATTTGCTCTACTTGGCGACCTAAATCATAACTAAAGTAGCCCAGTGCACCGCCAATAAAAGGAAGATCGTCAATTGGGCTAAGTGCAGGTAATAATTGCTGTTGTAGTGATTGCACTTCTGCAAATGGATCGGCAGTGTTGGTTTTTACTTCGCCATTGGCATAAGTGATGGTGTTAGTGTCACTTTCTGACTCGATAGTGGCTAAAGGATCGGCAACCACAATGTCAAAACGGTTATCGGGATGATTTTCTGCGGCTGAGCGTAATATCATAGCCCATGGCAAACCAGAGAGTGGTGCAAACCATGTTAATGCAGCGTCTTTTGAATAGACGAGAGATGTAATGCTTAATTCTGGATGTGATTTACAAATCATTTTCTTTTTTGTGACAAGGGTTTGATTGGCGCGTAGCGCAATAATAAGTGCAAGAGTATCATATTCGGCGAAAGACGCCCAAAGATGAACATAGACTTAACGTGTACATCCCCCTACAAAATTGGAAGAATACTCCGGGCGCCATGGAATGATATTACTCAACGAGGGCAACTATGACAGTCATCCGTAAAGAAGATGTGATTAGTAGTGTGGCTGATGCATTACAATATATCTCTTATTACCACCCACTGGATTTCGTGCAAGCTTTAGAAAAAGCCTATAACAAAGAGCAAAGCCAAGCCGCAAAAGATGCGATCGCACAGATCTTAATTAACTCTCGTATGTCTGCCGAAGGACATCGTCCAATTTGCCAAGACACAGGTATTGTTACCTGTTTCGTGAAAATTGGTATGAACGTGCAGTGGGATAGCGATCTGACTGTGCAAGAAATGATAGATGAAGGTGTCCGTCAAGGTTACACCAATCAAGATAACCCATTGCGTGCCTCTGTGGTGGCAGAACCTGCTGGTCGTCGTATTAATACTAAAGATAATGCGCCTGCTGTGGTACACATTGATATGGTACCGGGTGACAAGGTTGAAATTCAGATTGCAGCAAAAGGCGGCGGCTCTGAAAACAAAACTAAAATGGTGATGCTAAACCCATCTGACGATATTGCTGAGTGGGTAGAAAAAACAGTACCACTGATGGGCGCGGGTTGGTGTCCACCGGGTATGTTAGGCATTGGTATTGGCGGTACAGCAGAAAAAGCAGCAGTACTTGCAAAAGAGTCGCTAATGGAATCGATTGATATCCATGATCTGAAAGAGCGTGGCGCACAAAATACTGAAGAAGCATTGCGTTTAGATATTTTTGAACGTGTTAACAAGCTAGGTATTGGTGCACAAGGGCTTGGTGGTTTAACAACAGTGCTTGATGTGAAAATCAAAACAGCACCAACACATGCTGCATCTAAGCAGGTTTGTATGATCCCGAACTGCGCAGCAACTCGTCATGTTCATTTCACACTAGATGGCACAGGCCCTGCGGAGCTTACACCACCTAAACTGGCTGATTTACCAGAAGTGACATGGGAAGTGGGTGACAACGTTCGTCGCGTTAACCTCGACACTATCACTAAGGCTGACGTTCAAGAGTGGAAGTCAGGCGAAACAGTACTGTTATCAGGCAAGATCTTAACCGGTCGTGATGCTGCTCATAAGCGCATTCAAGAAATGCTGAAAAATGGTGAAGGTTTACCTGATGGTGTCGATTTTAATGGTCGTTTCATCTATTACGTTGGCCCTGTTGATGCGGTAGGTGATGAAGTTGTAGGTCCTGCAGGTCCAACGACATCAACGCGTATGGATAAATTTACCGACATGATGTTAGGCGAAACAGGCTTAATGGGGATGATTGGTAAAGCCGAGCGTGGTCCTGCTGCAATTGAATCTATTAAAGAGCATAAAGCGGTTTACCTAATGGCTGTCGGTGGTGCAGCGTACCTTGTTGCGAAAGCGATCAAGAAAGCACGTGTTGTTGCGTTTGAAGATTTAGGTATGGAAGCGATTTACGAATTTGAAGTGGAAGATATGCCTGTAACGGTAGCCGTTGATTCAAATGGTGTGAATGCACACCAAACGGGTCCTGATACGTGGCGTGTTAATATTGCTGAAATGGAAAATTAATCTATTTCTTATTCATGAACTAAAAAGGAGCCTTGTGCTCCTTTTTTTATTTATTTAATAAAACAACAGCTTGGACTGTGACTTTGTCGCTATTTTAATGAATGAAACGAGAATGTTAAAAAATAAACATCTATTATTCATAAATATATTTTCTTTATAAATATTTTAACAAAACAGTGCCCTCGTTTATGGATGATGATGGAGAGTTCTATGAGGCGACAAGTTTATATAGCGGTTTTGGCATGTGTTGCCTTGATCGGCTGTAAAGAAGACAAAGCGATGGTGAAGGAACCAGAGTCGCGACCAGTGAAATTACAATCGGTATCAGTGGGTGATAATGAGTCACTGCGTTCATTTCCTGCCATTGTTGAAGCGGGTGATAAAGCAGTATTGGCATTTCGTGTCTCAGGACAATTAAATAATGTTCAAGCACATCCCGGAGAGTTTGTTCGCAAAGGGCAAACCTTAGCCACATTAAATCCAGATGAGTTATCGCTATTGGTGAAACAAGCACAGGCTCAATATGATTTAGCCAATGTGCAATTTAAACGTAATAGACAATTACGTAAAACTAACGTGGTATCAGAACTTGACTATGATGCGTCAAAAGCCAATTTAAAACAGGCAAAAGCGGCATTAGATAAAGCCAAATCTAATTTAAGCTATGCCAAGTTGATTGCACCTTATGATGGGCATTTATCGTTATCTATGATTGAAAACTTTGAATATGTGGCAGCTAAACAGCCAGTCATGCATATTCAAAGTGCCAAGTTGATCAATATGACCTTCCAGTTACCAGACTATTTACTCGCACGTTTTCAAGGTCATGCTGAAGAGATTAATCCGACGGTGGCATTTGATGCCTTAGCCAATCAAACCTTTCCTGCGCAATTTAAAGAAATTGACACCGAGCCCGATAGCAAAACGTCAAGTTACAAAGTTACTCTTTCTATGGCACGTCCAGAGGGGAGCAATATTATGCCGGGTATGTCTGGCTCTGTGACGATTGTACTTCCTCATGGTAATGCTGGGGCAATTCCAACTCGTGCTGTTATCACTGAAGGTAATAAACACTTTGTTTGGCGTGTGAATGACAAACAACAAGTTGAGAGAGTTGAAGTCACGCTAGATAAAAATAACCGTGTGATTTCAGGGCTCAATGATGGTGATGTGATAGCAACATCTGGTGTTTCTGAATTACAAGCTGGTCAAAAGGTCCGCTCATGGATCAAGGAGCGTGGACTATGATCAAGTCTTATCGTTTATTAACACTGACGGTGTGTGCTTCTTTTCTATTATTAGGTTGTGAAAAGCCGCAAGTCGAGCCTCGTGTCGCGCAACCGATTGTTAAAGTACAAACCGTAAAAGAGGGCAGTAAACCGCCTAAATTAACTTTCCCTGCGGTAGCTTCTGCTGCAGATAAATCTATTTTGTCATTTAGAATTGCAGGGGAAATCACTCAGGTATTAGTACATTCTGGGGATACGGTGAAGAAAGGGCAACTGCTAGCCAGACTCGATCCCCGTGATTACAAACTCGGTGTTGATGATGCTCAGGCAAAGTTTAATGTTGCTGATAGCCAATATCGACGTTCAGCTAAATTGTTACGTAATGGCTATTTACCGCAATCACAATTCGATGAACTAGAAGCACAGCGTAGTATAGCGAAAGCAAATTTAGAACTAGCGAAACTCCAATTGAGTTTTACCGAATTAAAAGCCCCTTTTGATGGTGTTATTTCCATTATTCCCGTCGAGCAATTTGAGAATATTAAAGTTGGTCAGCAGATCATGAATATCCATAGTGTTAACTCGGTGGATATCGAGATCCAAGCGCCAGATATGATTTATTCCAAGCAAAGTGTGTTGGATGTTGATAATGGTGATCGCTCTGCGGCAAAAGTTATCCTTCCTAATGGTGAAAAGCTACCTGTTAAATTAAAAGAGTTTACCACTGAGCCGGATCCTGAATCGGGATCTTTCCTTGTCACACTCACTATGCCAATGCCTAAGGATCAATTTATTTTGGATGGTATGTCGGTTGAAGTGGAAGCTGATGCTCAGAAATTACAGGTGTATAAAGTTGGTCAACAAATTGTCCCATTAGAAGCCTTATTTAACCAAGACGGTGACGCAATAGAAGCGACACATAAATATGTTTGGGTACTCACTCCTGAAAGCACAGTGACAAAACGTTTAGTTGTTACGGACAAAGTCGTCCCTGAAGGAGTGAGACTAAAATCAGGTCTTCAGGAAGGTGAAAAAGTTGTTATCACTGGAGTAAACCGCTTAAGAGAGGGACAAAAAGTGGTGGTGTTAGCTAAGGAGGGCCAACAATAATGAAACAAGATATAGCGACTTATTTTATCAAGAATAAGGTGATCAGCTGGATGCTGACGCTCATATTTCTTGTCGGTGGTACATTTTCTTTCTTTGGTTTAGGGCAGCTAGAAGATCCCGCATTTACGATTAAAGATGCCATGGTGGTGACGGCTTACCCAGGGGCTACACCACAACAAGTAGAAGAAGAAGTTACTTATCCAATAGAAAAGGCGATTCAGCAGTTAACCTATGTTGATGAAGTGAACTCCATTTCTAGCCGTGGTTTATCGCAAATCACGGTCACCATGAAAAACAACTATGGTCCTGATGATCTACCACAAATCTGGGATGAGCTCCGTCGTAAGGTAAATGATATTTCATCAAATTTACCGCCCGGTGTTGCTAAGCCTAAAGTGATTGATGATTTCGGTGATGTTTACGGTATTTTGCTGGCTATCACAGGTGATGGTTATAGCTATAAAGAGCTAAGTGATTATGTGGATTACTTACGCCGTGAAATTGAGCTGGTAGATGGTGTTGGTAAAGTCGGCGTTACGGGGAATCAGCAAGAGCAAGTCTTTATTGAGATCTCAATGCAGCGTTTAAGTAGCTTGGGGATTTCTCTCGAAACGATTTACAACATTTTAGCGACACAAAATTTAGTGACTAGCGCAGGCGCTGTACGTATTGGTGATGAATACGTGCGTGTTCATCCTACGGGTGAGTTTAAAAATGTTGATGAGTTGGGTGATTTGATCATTACCGAAAAGGGAGCAAATGGCCTTATTTATCTGCGTGATGTTGCTGATATCAAAAAAGGCTTTAAAGAAATTCCTGATAATTTAGTGGGCTTTAATGGTCATGAAGCACTGAATGTGGGGGTTTCCTTTGTCGAAGGCGTCAATGTTGTTGAAGTCGGTCAGCGTGTTATGCAAAAGCTGGCTGAACTCAAAGAGCAACAACCCGTTGGTATTGATATTGATGCAGTTTATAGCCAGCCAATAGAAGTTGATAAATCAGTTAGTGGTTTTGTGGTTAGCTTAGGTCAAGCAGTTGTCATTGTTATTGTCGTACTGCTGTTTTTCATGGGGCTGCGCTCAGGCTTACTGATTGGTTTGATCTTATTGCTAACAGTGCTGGGCACGTTCGTGTTCATGAAGTGGTTGGCGATTGATTTACAACGTATCTCATTAGGTGCCTTGGTTATTGCTCTGGGTATGCTGGTGGATAACGCCATCGTGGTGGTCGAAGGGATATTGATAGGGATGCAAAAAGGTCGAACGCGAATGCAGGCGGCCTCTGATATTGTTACCCAAACCAAGTGGTCATTATTGGGTGCAACGGTGATTGCGGTAATGGCATTTGCGCCTATTGGTCTATCGCAAGACTCAACCTATGAATATTGTCGAACGCTATTTACCGTGCTTCTTATTTCCCTCATGTTGAGTTGGTTTACAGCGATCTCGTTAACCCCATTCTTTGCTGATCTTTTCTTTAAGAATGTCAAAGTCGATCAAGCTGATGATCAAAAAGATCCTTATGGCAGCATTTTCTTTGTTGTTTATCGTAAGTCATTAGAGTTTTGTATGCGCCAAGCGTGGATGACAGTGATCGTATTGATCTTGATGCTAGGCGGTAGTGTGTATGGTTTTACATTATTGAAACAATCGTTCTTCCCGGCATCAACAACACCTATGTTTATGGTTGATGTTTGGCTCCCTGAAGGGACTGATATTCGTGCCACTAACGATACTTTAAAACAACTTGAGAAAGTGGTGGGGGCTGAAGAAGGGGTTGAATACGTTAGCTCAAGCGCAGGTAAAGGCTCGCAACGCTTTATGCTGACTTATGCGCCTGAGAAAAGTTATGCCGCTTATGGCGAACTAATTGTTCGGGTTGATTCGTTTGAAAGCGTAGTGCCTGTAATGAAAAAGTTCAGGGAGCAACTAGATAAAGATTTTCCTGAAATTGAATACAAAGCCAAATTGGTAATGTTAGGTCCTTCATCGGGTTCGAAAATTGAAGCGCGAATAGTGGGTTCCGATCCAACGGTACTGCGAGGTATAGCATCGCAAGTGGTTGATGTGATGAATGCCGATCCTGGGGCATTTAATATTCGTCATGATTGGCGTGAACGCACCAAGGTGATTGAACCTGTATTTAATGAAAGCCAAGCAAGACGTTACGGTATTACTAAAAAAGACGTCGATGAGTTACTGCAAATGGCATTCTCAGGGCTCAATATCGGTTTATATCGTGAAGGCACTAACTTAATGCCAATTGTGGCACGTTTACCGGAAGAAGAGCGTGTAGATATAAGCACAATTGAAGGGATGAAAATTTGGAGCCCTGCGATCCAAGGTTACATTCCGTTGCAACAAGTTGTGTTAGATGTGAATGTACGCTGGGAAGATCCGTTAGTGGTACGTAAAAACCGCAAACGTGTATTAACGGTTATGGCAGATCCTGATCCTATTGGTGAAGAGACTGCTGCAACCGTACAAAAGCGTATTATGCCAGCGATTGCTGCGATTGAATTACCGGAAGGTTATAGCTTGGAGTGGGGCGGTGAATATGAATCATCAGCAGATGCGCAAGCGTCACTGTTCCAAACTATGCCAATGGGTTATTTAGCGATGTTCCTTATTACTATTTTCCTATTTAATAAGGTAAAAGAAGCCTTGATTGTATGGGCTACCGTACCGTTGGCGATCATTGGCGTGACCTTAGGTTTGCTCTTATTAAATACCCCATTTGGTTTCATGGCATTGCTTGGTTTCTTAAGCCTATCGGGAATGCTGGTGAAAAACGGTATCGTTCTGCTCGATCAAATTGAAATAGAGATAGCAAGCGGTAAGGAGAAATACCAAGCAGTCGTGGATGCAGCAGTAAGTCGTGTACGTCCCGTTTGTATGGCGGCAATAACCACCGTGTTAGGTATGCTCCCACTGTTACCAGATGTGTTCTTTAAGCCAATGGCCGTTACCATTATGTTTGGTTTAAGCTTTGCCACGGTATTAACCTTGATTGTGGTACCTGTGCTATATCGCTTGTTCCATAAATTAAAAGTGCCAAGTAAGCAAACTGCATAACAGTCTGTTTAGTTAACAAGAAAGCGAAACACAAAAAACAAAAAGGCTTCCTGATGGAAGCCTTTATTTTATTCTGTGTTTGTTAGCGATTAAGCATTCACTTTCCAGCTCATGGTTTCGCCAGCTTTAATTGGTACAACTGTGTCGCTACCAAATTGCATTTCTTCAGCAACAGTCCATGACTCTTTTACCAGTGTAATAGTGTCTGTATTACGTGGTAGACCGTAGAAATCAGGGCCATTGAAACTTGCAAAGCCTTCTAGCTTATCTAATGCATTCGCTTGTTCAAATACTTCTGCATAAAGCTCAATAGCTGCGTGAGCTGTGTAAGAGCCAGCACAACCACAAGCTGCTTCTTTACGACCTTTAGCATGTGGCGCAGTATCTGTGCCTAAGAAGAACTTTTTGCTACCACTGGTTGCAGCATCAACTAATGCTTGCTGGTGGGTATTGCGCTTAAGGATTGGCAAACAGTAGAAGTGTGGGCGGATGCCGCCAACTAACATGTGGTTACGGTTAAACATTAAGTGGTGAGCCGTAATCGTTGCAGCAACATTATCACCTGCATTTTTTACGAACTTCACCGCATCTGCTGTGGTGATGTGTTCTAGTACAATTTTTAGTGATGTGAACTCTTCAACGATAGGGCCAAGCACTGTATCTAGGAAAGTTTTCTCACGGTCGAAAATATCAACGTGATCATGAGTCACTTCACCATGAATTAGCAGAGGCATACCCACTTCTTGCATTGCCACTAACGCAGGGCGAATTTTATCAATTGATGTTACGCCTGAGTCTGAGTTAGTTGTTGCACCTGCAGGGTAAAGCTTTGCTGCATACACATGGCCAGATGCTTTCGCTTTCTTAATTTCTTCAGGTGATGTGTTATCTGTTAGATAGATAACCATAAGTGGTGTGAAAGTTGGACTTGGTTGAGCGTCTAGGATGCGCTCGCGGTAAGCTAAAGCAGATTCTGTATCTGTAACAGGAGGGATCAAATTAGGCATGATAATCGCGCGTCCCATGTAACGGCTAATATCCCTTACTGTATCTTTTAATACATCGCCATCACGTAAATGTGTGTGCCAATCATCAGGACGAGTAATCGTTAATGTTGTCATTTTGTTTCCCTTCCAAAAAATTTGCCCGATTCTAAAAGCATCTCAAGGCTAAGTAAAGGTCATTAAACCCACAATGAGTTTGTTTGTTGAAATAAAATGCAATCGTTTGCGAAGTTTACCAAAGACGTAAAGGATCACAGCAATAGAGTAAAAATACCAGTATCATTACTCTCTTTTCTTCATGCTAACGACGGAATACACCACAAACACCATGCCAATAGCGTGAAACCAAGTAAAAGGCTCGCTTAAGATCGTAATGGCAAAAACAGCAGTAATAGCCGATCCCACATTACTGGTTAAACTTAGCTGAGATGGGGTGAGTTTCTGCATAGCTGCAGCAACGAAGAAAGAGGGAAGTACGGTACAGAAGATCCCAAGGGCGATCCCTAATCCGATTAGTTGAGGATCCAACGTGATCACATTGATGCCTTGCCACTGACTTTGAATCAAAATAACGATCCCAGCAGATCCCATACCAATACAAGTAAATAGCTGGCTTCCCATTTGGCTAATTAACTTTTTGCTCATAATTAAATAACAAGCAAAGATAAAAGCAGAAGCCACTGCCAATCCGCTCCCTAATAGAATGTTATTGCCGATATTATTCATGTCATGAAAAACAATTAAAGCAACGCCGATATAACCAAGAAAAATCGCTTTAAAAGTACCTTTTACGGGTGTTTGCTTTAATACAATCCAGCTGATTAACACGACAAAACTTGGAAATAAAAAGATCAATAGTCGTTCTAATTGCGCACTGATATATGCCATAGCTGCAATATCTAAATATGATGCTAAATAGTAACCAAGAATGCCCACAGCACTGGCAGCTAAGCCATAACGTTTGAAATTGGTTCGATTCTCTGTTTTTCTCAGCAACCAGAACATCATAATGATGTAAATAGGAACTGAGCTAAAAGCACGTAATGCCATAATTGAGACAGCATCGCCACCAAACTGGTAAGCAAGCTTAATAAAGACAGGTTTGATGGAAAATAACGCTGTACCAATTAGCGCAAAAAAGATGCCTTGATTGATATTAGGATAGGATGTTTCGCTATTTTCTATGGGTTTATCTTGGGTTGATTGTGTCATGTTATTTCTCGCTGAATGTTAATAAAAAGGCTGCGAGAAATGCGGTAGGTCACTGGCTGAGCATAACTCACAGCCAGATAGCAATAGACTACCGACCGGATGGCAGTAGCGTATTGAGGAGCCAAGTGTAGATAGTTGAGTGGTTCATAAGTTGCCTATTTATTGAGCATTAAAATCAACTTACGTGAATAAATAATGAGTTACAAGCTATTAATTGCATTCATTAATGATTTGTTTTCTGCACAAGTAAATTGCTCGGTTATAAAATCAATAAAAGCTCTCTGTCGATAAGGCATATTGAGGTTTGGAAGATACTGCATAAAGACTTCACCTTGGTAATTATCGAGTAATACCCAATGTGGCAGTACGGGGGTTAATGCACCTGACTCGATGGCTTTCTTAGCCACAAAAAAAGGTAATACAGCAATACCAAAATGATTCAGTGCTGCTTCTAACCGCATTTCAGTATGGTTAACAATATAACGACCATTAACAGTTACCGTTACTTGCTCATTGTCTGTTTTAAAACGCCATTGGTTATCGACAATGGTTTCTCCAAGATAAATACAATCATGATCGACTAACTGCTTGGGATGCTGTGGCATACCTCGTTGGGTGAGATATTGTGGTGATGCACATAAGACGAGATGGTTAGTGGCTAAGTTTTTTGCAACCAAGTTAGCTTGTGGTTTATTGGTAAGTTTAAAAACCACATCGACATCGTGATAGATAGGATCTATCGGTTTATCCGTTACTTCTATCTTTAGCTTAATTTTTGGATGTTGCTCTACAAATGACAGCAGTAAAGGCTGAAGCACTTGGCGACAAAATGCCTTTGGTGAAGCGATGGTTAATTGTCCTTCTACTTCTTGTGTATGGTTAGCCGCAAGATCTACCACATCCTGTGCATTTTGTAGGATATTCTTACCGTATTGATAAGCTTCTTGCCCTGCATGAGTCAGTGATTGGCTACGTGTACTTCTTTTGATCAGCTGTACTTGCAGCTCTTTTTCTAATCGACTTATCTGTCGGCTAATGCCTGATGGTGTCATCCCCAGCTTTTTTGCCGCAGCACTGAAACTGTCAGACTCCACAACAGTAACAAATGCTGCGATATCAGGTAGAAGCTGAATGATTTTATTTTTGTCCATCAGTCACAAATCCTTTGCTTAGAGTGTGGATTATCAATTATCAGTCAAACATATAACATTCATTCTTACAAGATTGCAGCGAAAGAAAGGAAGAATGAATGGAACACGTAGAACAGCATAAAGTCGGATCTTTGAATAAATCGTCAATAGCAATAATTGGCGTGTTAGCTGCTGCAGTTTTTTGGGGAACTAGTTTTGGTGTTGCCAAAGAAGCAATGCTTTATACCGGTGTATTAATGTTTTTGGTGATACGTTTTTGTTGCACTCTCGTGGTGATATATCCTTTAGTCGCGAAAAAAATAAATTGGAAAGTTTGGCGTCAAATAGCACCAACAGGCGCAATATTAAGCATTATTTATTTAGCTGAAACTTATGGTTTAAAGCACACCACGGCGTCTAATGCCGCTTTTTTAATCAGCCTATTTATTATCTTTACACCTGGTGTTGATGCACTGATAAATCGCCACAAAATAGCTGTAACAGATTTGTTTGCTGGGGTGATTGCAATTGCAGGAGTGTGGCTGTTAGTGGGGGACAGTTTAAATACTGTCGATTTTAATATCGGTAATATTTTAATTTTGATCGCGGCATTAGGGCGTGCAGCTTTTGTTGTAACAACGAAAAAGAAAATGGATACACAGCCTAGTGATCCTATGGTAGTGACTTTCATTCAGCTATCAGTAGTAACGTTAGTTTGTATATTTTTGCTGATCTTAACAGTACCTAGTGAGCAGTATGTTTTACCTAACGCGATGAATTTTTGGCTTTACATTGGTTATCTCGTGGTATTTTGCACCTTGTTTGCTTTTTATATTCAAAACTATGGTGTGAAACATACCAGCCCGACTCAAGTTTCATTTTTACTAGGGCTTGAGCCAGTGTTTGGTGGTTTATTTGCTCACTGGTGGTTAGGGGAAAGATTCGATAGCATTCAGTGGATAGGAGCAGGCTTGATTGTTTTTGCTGCAATGTTTATTTCACTCAAGTTCTCTTTTCGTCGACGAATAAAAATAAGCCATGTTGCAGAGATAGAAAAGCCGATCGGATGATCGGCTTAACATGAGTATCGCAATGGCAATGACCAATTGTTGATAAGTTTACAGCTTAAATTTATGTACCAATTGGTTTTGCTCTGTTGCCAACGTATCAAGCATTGAACTGGCTTCAGCCACTTCTTCCATTGCAGTGTAGTTGGTATCAGCAATATGACTGATGTCTTCTAGGCTGCGAGCAATATCTGCCGTTGTTGTGCGTTGCTCTTCAGCCGATTGTGCAATTTGGCTACTCATTTGGCTAATTTCAATGATAATCGCTTGGATCTCTTCCATTGCACTATTAGCATCAGATGCTTGGTTGATGCTGTTATCCATTTCGGTTACACAGCTCTGCATCATTTCCATT
The sequence above is a segment of the Photobacterium leiognathi genome. Coding sequences within it:
- a CDS encoding DMT family transporter; its protein translation is MEHVEQHKVGSLNKSSIAIIGVLAAAVFWGTSFGVAKEAMLYTGVLMFLVIRFCCTLVVIYPLVAKKINWKVWRQIAPTGAILSIIYLAETYGLKHTTASNAAFLISLFIIFTPGVDALINRHKIAVTDLFAGVIAIAGVWLLVGDSLNTVDFNIGNILILIAALGRAAFVVTTKKKMDTQPSDPMVVTFIQLSVVTLVCIFLLILTVPSEQYVLPNAMNFWLYIGYLVVFCTLFAFYIQNYGVKHTSPTQVSFLLGLEPVFGGLFAHWWLGERFDSIQWIGAGLIVFAAMFISLKFSFRRRIKISHVAEIEKPIG